In Fusobacterium canifelinum, a genomic segment contains:
- a CDS encoding hemagglutinin repeat-containing protein produces the protein MRGSLKRLIAVFMLFLHVLSIAEPIVADKNKSKNLQVDKAANGVPLINIEAPDKNGTSHNVYKDFNVDKKGAILNNSKDLTKSQLGGIILGNPNLQNGKEASTIINEVSGVNKSRIEGYQEIAGKKANYILANPNGIYVNGAGFINTGNVTLTTGSGNNLLNPEKGTIEVAGKGLDLRNINKAELVARVAELSAPIYGGEEVNLKLGSQGKSNKPEYALDARALGSIYAGRINIIANEDGVGVKTQAPMYAEKGDVVISSKGKVYLKDTQAKGNINISSTETEIGNKLLAENSINIKNRKTTNSGQIQANNNITINGNIDNSNLIFTNKDLKIEGNFKNKGSVSSTNLNAKEIENLNKIVTGEKLSSTKITNSGNISAKEIEKTNIFNSGKLFSKNITAKDFKNTGEVSSETLTTANLENSNKINIKENINSNTVTNKANSEISSKNLNSNNLDNKGNITVINNVNSQSITNNGKLLVGNTINSQNLINTSTVQGKALDIKNKINSSGKILSDNILTKDIFSSGNISSKAIKTQELTNSGEIISNNLSSNNINNSKNIFVNGNLKVANNLNNLGVIEGLELNTNSIDNTGNITIKNKLTSQNLNNKKNTANVNAGFLDVQNKISSVGNIKAITLKTNNLDNSGSILTNSLTISENINKGSITAKNISSQNLVNSGSVISDNITVSKNITNTNSIFANEKISADKISNSNKLVAKNTETINLTNTGNIVVKENLKTKDVTNSNSIKVGGNLNTDKLENSKTLIAKNITVEKSLDNINGKITSLNTNINTSDIKNNNGIIQAIKNINITTANDLSLDGNYTANDTLNIKAKSLENNVDLKNDGKITFNLSGNLTNNKNISSTGNLNINAQKVSNTKNDSAIGSMANLSITASSLENKGNILFGEGKENKLKTTGNINNTGVISSLGKLKIEAKDVLNDKQIISDNDLTLDVNSITNKGLLYSTNNMKVDFKDIFLNDKAEIYSSGDITINSENGTFTNKVGDIESERNIKIVAKDIKNLAEVTGNYKVVGTVPGNKSNIDMSKIDIDKYNKLSIEVIKEYFRKYSVPSDTEIKKVEDYVRFDKRKGEEFTTSDGRKGQWTWQEGKYIDGVYLNKADKIESNYQSKKSTIKAAGDITLIAKNDVENLESNILANKDITIKANRLINKNYDIEVERNVEFIRGYEFHGNARNPDDIRNKLVMDGKVLVGSPWDKGDVFVKGKVTTYVGTGDNSKISAGGNINIAANKVGNGVETKENVSVNFENKKATSTNVGKNSINLDKVDIDKKNTNVDEIVLNKKNLEPKEEIDTKDYINLPKNDKGLFRINNNIDNKPGFSYLVETNINFIDKSRFFGSEYFFKRIGFNPDRNIRLLGDSFYETKLINKAILEGTGRRFLSGYKSDKEQMQALYDNATSEQADLNLSVGIALSKEQIAKLKKDIIWYVEEEVQGQKVLVPKVYLTRNTLSKLKDKNASIEAGQELAITAKDIQNTGNLSANNITITTDNLTNKSILGANKASIDGNTVSITAKNSVDNIGADIKAKEDLTITAENISNLSTLRTNGYKADVISTGENLASIEAKNVTLDAVNNIQNTGATIKADEKLDIKAKNVKIDTLEESRYYNDGSADNYTTIDNKSNIASNIEVKNINIEAKKDIDIKGSNVVAKNEANIKADGDVNIVSATDSRFYAHKETNKGKFGKSSSEENIAYATRNVASNIIGDKVNITSGKDVNIFGSNVGAKDTGNISAKGTITEAAAKEINYSYHKKTKSGFMGLTGKSSAEKIRQELNAESNLYVKNQGIIGGDIKVIGSNLVLGNNSIINGKLTTDSNELHNSYSYEESKKGFSGSIGGGGFSVGYGKTESGLKEKSVINAKSNLVLGDGTVLNKGADITATNLTHGKITVNNGDVKFGARKDTKDVETYSKSSGVNLSVRIKSQALDRVQQGFDSFNQMKSGDIFGGIASATNTATGIVSGLASNQGTKLPLSAVNKNNSNNKNDKNDKNNQNKNDNTVGKDNVKLAEANNNFYANMGVNLGFNKSSSKTSSHSETAVVTTIQGKDKDSSITYNNVKNIEYVGTQAKDTKFIYNNVDNITKKAVELNNSYSSDSKSSGVSAGVNVGYGRKVLTDNASVSVSSSKSNMNSNGTSYQNGLFVNVDEEHNNTKNMTLSGFNQVGGKVTGNIENLTIESKQNTSTTTGSTKGGSIGFAPNGMPTSISANYSQTNGERKYVDDPTTFIIGEGSNLKVGKVENTAGAIGATGNGKLSIDEYVGHNLENKDKTTTKGGSVSLSQSSIPISGVGVNYANRDLESVTKNTVVGNVEIGKSSGDEINKDLDTMTEVTKDEDTKTNVFVESQTIRYAVNPEAFKEDLEKAKNEIHDIYHAVDSTVNPQGKESRNVLQQLAETRQAKVILNIIGSRLDIAEDQDDIARAFEGVSEDLGYKVKVIYTDPSNSPQLIGVDENGNKYIKNGTAYVDKKTGIGYILVNTKSPVNSTKAGVIGTLAEEQSHVIGKFEGRQKVVPDGSEKGLESLGRPTNNYFKNQYSKNDKAIGLKSDGRDYSNVDFGENVGDDFGFLLTNPYSVGIAVVSATVYATLPEEDKEAIKKVTMEVYEDIKEKLGEFRNNIKISYVVAKTLIEKKLREKGIIADVKITEDKNGNVSYIVSPLDKGDKRNSKLGNSSGTNISKASSSNNSDKKTENKEENINKDDKGSEDNKDNKEPNNEEKKPTPKNEDDSNIGLKTGAGAGAAYGANSGTKNSNSKNTTNTAQENSNKNANPSNQRGQVSQSNKNNANKAKAEESNQQVSKESISNQQGVPDSKISTTNQGIKIGNLTLYKDYVIGERGATYKLRGLTINGDKYYENNGSKYVIKNDKLVKIEATQVGEKFLTGNEKYYNKSEIDIAKEKNDAISNPEDKYQNQKSYYNRVEVPYGTKNSVRPENISDGLNRSIEVKNYDVNKNSSAMVYKIVKQAKERDIHLPEGNVQEIYIDIRNQDVSLEKQEFIKDKIVKDSNGIIKKENIHFKK, from the coding sequence ATGAGAGGAAGTTTAAAAAGATTAATAGCAGTATTTATGCTGTTTTTACATGTGTTAAGTATAGCAGAACCAATAGTTGCAGATAAAAATAAAAGTAAAAATTTACAAGTAGATAAAGCAGCAAATGGAGTACCCCTTATTAATATAGAAGCACCAGATAAAAATGGAACTTCTCATAATGTATATAAAGATTTTAATGTAGATAAAAAAGGAGCTATTTTAAATAACTCTAAAGATTTAACAAAATCTCAATTAGGTGGAATAATATTAGGTAATCCTAATCTACAAAATGGAAAAGAAGCTTCAACAATAATAAATGAAGTAAGTGGGGTAAATAAAAGTAGAATAGAAGGTTATCAAGAAATTGCAGGTAAAAAAGCTAACTACATCTTAGCGAATCCTAATGGGATATATGTTAATGGTGCTGGTTTTATCAACACTGGAAATGTAACACTAACAACAGGAAGTGGAAATAATCTATTAAATCCAGAAAAAGGGACAATAGAAGTAGCAGGAAAAGGTCTTGATTTAAGAAATATAAATAAAGCTGAACTTGTTGCAAGAGTGGCAGAACTTTCAGCGCCAATTTATGGTGGAGAAGAAGTAAATCTAAAACTTGGAAGTCAAGGAAAATCAAATAAGCCAGAATATGCGCTAGATGCAAGAGCACTAGGGTCTATTTATGCTGGAAGAATAAATATAATAGCAAATGAAGATGGTGTAGGAGTAAAAACACAAGCTCCAATGTATGCTGAAAAAGGAGATGTTGTAATATCTTCAAAGGGTAAGGTATATTTAAAAGATACTCAAGCTAAAGGAAATATTAATATATCTTCAACTGAAACAGAAATAGGGAATAAATTACTTGCTGAAAATTCTATAAATATTAAAAATAGAAAAACAACAAACTCTGGTCAAATACAAGCTAATAATAATATTACAATAAATGGAAATATAGATAACTCAAATTTAATTTTTACAAATAAGGATTTAAAAATTGAAGGTAATTTTAAAAATAAAGGTAGTGTATCTTCAACTAACTTAAATGCTAAAGAAATAGAAAATTTAAATAAGATAGTTACAGGAGAAAAATTATCTTCAACAAAAATTACAAATTCAGGAAATATAAGTGCTAAAGAAATAGAAAAAACAAATATTTTTAATAGTGGAAAACTATTTTCTAAAAATATAACAGCAAAAGATTTTAAAAATACTGGAGAAGTTTCTAGTGAAACTTTAACTACAGCTAATTTAGAGAATTCAAATAAGATTAATATAAAGGAAAATATTAATTCCAACACAGTTACAAATAAGGCTAATTCAGAAATTAGTTCTAAAAATTTAAATAGCAATAATTTAGATAATAAAGGAAATATAACTGTAATAAATAATGTAAATTCTCAATCAATAACAAATAATGGAAAGTTATTAGTTGGAAATACAATAAATTCTCAAAACTTAATAAATACATCTACTGTTCAAGGAAAAGCTTTAGACATAAAAAATAAGATAAATTCAAGTGGAAAAATCCTTAGCGACAATATTTTAACAAAAGATATATTCAGTAGTGGTAATATTTCTTCAAAAGCTATTAAAACTCAAGAATTAACAAATTCTGGTGAAATAATAAGTAATAATTTATCTTCAAATAATATTAATAATTCAAAAAATATTTTTGTTAATGGAAATTTAAAAGTTGCAAATAATCTAAATAATTTAGGAGTAATAGAAGGTTTAGAATTAAATACAAATTCTATTGATAATACTGGAAATATAACAATAAAAAATAAATTAACAAGTCAAAATTTAAATAATAAGAAGAATACTGCAAATGTAAATGCAGGATTTTTAGATGTACAAAATAAAATATCATCGGTTGGAAATATAAAGGCTATCACATTAAAAACAAATAATTTAGATAACTCTGGAAGTATTTTAACAAATAGTCTTACAATATCTGAAAATATAAATAAAGGTAGTATAACAGCTAAAAATATATCTAGCCAAAATTTAGTAAATAGTGGTAGTGTAATAAGTGATAATATCACTGTTAGTAAAAATATTACAAATACTAATAGTATATTTGCTAATGAAAAAATAAGCGCAGATAAAATTTCTAATTCTAATAAATTAGTTGCTAAAAATACTGAAACAATCAATCTTACTAATACTGGAAATATTGTTGTAAAAGAAAATTTAAAGACTAAAGATGTTACTAACTCTAATAGTATTAAAGTTGGTGGAAATTTAAATACTGATAAATTAGAAAATTCTAAAACTTTAATAGCTAAAAATATTACTGTTGAAAAATCTTTAGACAATATAAATGGAAAAATAACTTCTTTAAATACTAATATCAATACTTCTGATATTAAAAATAATAATGGTATAATTCAAGCTATTAAAAATATAAATATAACAACTGCTAATGATCTAAGTTTAGATGGAAATTACACTGCAAATGATACTTTAAATATTAAAGCTAAATCATTAGAAAATAATGTAGATTTAAAAAATGATGGAAAAATTACTTTTAATTTAAGTGGAAATTTAACAAATAATAAAAATATAAGCAGTACAGGAAATTTAAATATTAATGCTCAAAAAGTTTCAAATACTAAAAATGATAGTGCGATAGGTTCAATGGCAAATTTATCTATTACCGCAAGTTCATTAGAAAATAAAGGTAATATACTATTTGGAGAAGGAAAAGAGAACAAATTAAAAACTACTGGAAATATCAATAATACAGGAGTAATAAGTTCATTAGGTAAACTTAAAATAGAAGCAAAAGATGTATTAAATGATAAGCAAATAATTTCAGATAATGATTTAACTCTTGATGTAAATTCTATTACAAACAAAGGACTTCTTTATTCAACTAATAATATGAAAGTTGATTTTAAAGATATATTCTTAAACGATAAAGCAGAAATATATTCAAGTGGAGATATTACTATTAATTCTGAAAATGGTACTTTCACAAACAAAGTTGGAGATATTGAAAGCGAAAGAAATATAAAGATAGTTGCAAAAGATATAAAAAATCTTGCAGAAGTTACAGGTAACTACAAAGTTGTAGGAACTGTCCCTGGAAACAAAAGTAATATTGATATGTCTAAAATTGATATTGATAAATATAATAAATTAAGTATAGAAGTAATTAAAGAATATTTTAGAAAATATTCTGTTCCAAGCGATACAGAGATAAAAAAAGTAGAAGATTATGTTCGTTTTGATAAAAGAAAAGGAGAAGAATTTACAACTTCAGATGGTAGAAAAGGACAATGGACTTGGCAAGAAGGAAAATATATTGATGGAGTTTATCTAAATAAAGCTGATAAAATAGAAAGTAACTACCAAAGTAAAAAATCAACTATTAAAGCAGCAGGAGATATAACTTTAATAGCAAAAAATGATGTAGAAAACCTTGAATCAAATATCTTAGCTAATAAAGATATTACAATAAAAGCAAATAGATTAATAAATAAAAATTATGATATAGAAGTAGAAAGAAATGTTGAATTCATAAGAGGTTACGAATTTCATGGAAATGCTAGAAATCCTGATGATATAAGAAACAAATTAGTTATGGATGGTAAGGTTCTTGTTGGTTCTCCTTGGGATAAGGGGGATGTTTTTGTTAAAGGAAAAGTAACAACTTATGTAGGAACAGGAGATAATTCTAAAATCTCCGCTGGCGGAAATATAAATATAGCAGCTAATAAGGTTGGTAATGGAGTAGAAACAAAAGAAAATGTAAGTGTTAATTTTGAAAATAAAAAAGCTACTTCAACTAATGTTGGTAAAAATTCTATTAATTTAGATAAAGTTGATATAGATAAAAAAAATACAAATGTTGATGAAATTGTTTTAAATAAAAAGAATTTAGAACCTAAGGAAGAAATTGATACTAAAGACTATATTAATCTACCTAAAAATGATAAAGGACTTTTCAGAATAAATAATAATATAGATAATAAACCTGGTTTTTCATATTTAGTAGAAACTAATATTAACTTTATTGATAAATCAAGATTTTTTGGTTCAGAATATTTCTTTAAAAGAATCGGGTTTAATCCTGATAGAAATATTAGACTTTTAGGAGATTCTTTCTATGAAACAAAACTAATAAATAAGGCTATATTAGAGGGAACAGGTAGAAGATTTTTAAGTGGATATAAATCAGATAAAGAACAAATGCAGGCACTTTATGATAATGCAACCTCTGAACAAGCAGATTTAAATTTATCAGTAGGAATTGCGCTATCAAAAGAACAAATTGCTAAGTTAAAGAAAGATATAATATGGTATGTTGAAGAAGAAGTTCAAGGACAAAAAGTTCTAGTACCAAAAGTATATTTAACAAGAAATACTTTAAGTAAATTAAAAGACAAAAATGCTTCAATAGAAGCAGGTCAAGAATTAGCGATTACAGCTAAGGATATTCAAAATACTGGAAATTTATCTGCAAATAATATTACTATTACAACAGATAATTTAACAAATAAATCTATACTTGGTGCAAATAAGGCTAGTATTGATGGAAATACAGTAAGTATTACAGCTAAAAATTCAGTAGATAATATAGGCGCAGATATTAAAGCTAAAGAGGATTTAACAATTACAGCTGAAAATATCTCTAATTTAAGTACATTAAGAACAAATGGTTACAAGGCTGATGTTATCTCTACTGGAGAAAATTTAGCAAGTATAGAAGCTAAAAATGTAACTCTTGATGCAGTTAATAATATTCAAAATACTGGTGCAACTATTAAAGCTGATGAAAAATTGGATATTAAGGCTAAAAATGTAAAAATAGATACTTTAGAAGAAAGTAGATATTACAATGATGGTAGTGCAGATAACTATACAACTATTGATAATAAGAGTAATATTGCAAGTAATATAGAAGTTAAAAATATCAATATAGAAGCTAAAAAAGATATTGATATTAAAGGTTCAAATGTAGTGGCAAAGAATGAAGCTAATATTAAAGCAGATGGAGATGTAAATATAGTATCAGCAACTGATAGCAGATTCTATGCACACAAAGAAACAAATAAAGGTAAATTTGGAAAATCAAGTTCAGAAGAAAATATAGCCTATGCAACTCGTAATGTAGCTTCTAATATAATAGGTGATAAGGTAAATATTACAAGTGGTAAAGATGTTAATATTTTTGGAAGTAATGTTGGAGCTAAAGATACAGGTAATATTTCAGCTAAAGGAACTATAACAGAAGCAGCTGCAAAAGAGATTAATTATTCTTATCATAAGAAAACTAAATCAGGATTTATGGGATTAACTGGAAAATCTTCAGCAGAAAAAATTCGCCAAGAATTAAATGCAGAAAGTAATCTATATGTAAAAAATCAAGGTATAATTGGTGGAGACATAAAGGTTATAGGAAGTAATTTAGTATTAGGTAATAATAGTATAATTAATGGAAAACTTACAACAGACTCTAATGAACTTCATAATTCATACTCTTATGAAGAATCTAAAAAAGGATTTAGTGGAAGCATAGGAGGTGGAGGTTTTTCAGTTGGTTATGGAAAAACTGAAAGTGGATTAAAAGAAAAAAGTGTAATAAATGCGAAGTCTAATTTGGTATTAGGAGATGGAACTGTACTTAATAAAGGTGCAGATATAACAGCAACTAATTTAACACATGGAAAAATAACTGTAAATAATGGAGATGTTAAATTTGGTGCAAGAAAAGATACTAAAGATGTAGAAACATATTCAAAAAGTAGTGGAGTAAATCTATCAGTAAGAATAAAATCACAGGCACTAGATAGAGTACAACAAGGTTTTGATTCATTTAATCAAATGAAATCAGGGGATATATTTGGAGGTATAGCCTCAGCTACTAACACAGCAACAGGTATAGTATCAGGACTTGCTTCTAATCAAGGGACAAAACTTCCTTTAAGTGCTGTAAATAAAAATAACTCTAATAATAAGAATGATAAAAATGATAAGAATAATCAAAATAAAAATGATAACACTGTTGGAAAAGATAATGTAAAACTTGCAGAAGCAAATAATAATTTCTATGCAAATATGGGAGTGAATTTAGGATTTAATAAATCAAGTTCAAAAACAAGTTCTCATAGTGAGACTGCAGTTGTAACAACAATACAAGGAAAAGATAAGGATTCAAGTATAACTTACAATAATGTAAAAAATATAGAATATGTTGGAACACAAGCTAAAGACACTAAATTTATCTATAACAATGTAGACAATATTACTAAAAAAGCTGTTGAATTAAATAATTCATATTCATCAGACAGTAAAAGTAGTGGAGTATCAGCAGGAGTAAATGTTGGTTATGGAAGAAAGGTCTTAACAGATAATGCTTCTGTAAGTGTATCATCTTCTAAATCAAATATGAATTCAAATGGAACTAGTTACCAAAATGGACTATTTGTAAATGTAGATGAAGAACATAACAATACAAAAAATATGACTCTTTCTGGCTTTAATCAAGTAGGAGGAAAAGTTACTGGTAATATAGAAAATCTAACTATTGAAAGTAAACAAAATACATCTACAACAACAGGAAGTACAAAAGGTGGAAGTATAGGTTTTGCACCAAATGGAATGCCAACTTCAATAAGTGCAAACTATTCTCAGACAAATGGAGAAAGAAAATATGTAGATGACCCTACAACTTTCATAATAGGAGAAGGAAGTAACTTAAAAGTAGGTAAAGTAGAAAATACAGCAGGAGCGATAGGAGCAACTGGAAATGGAAAACTATCAATAGATGAATATGTAGGACATAACTTAGAAAATAAGGATAAGACAACTACAAAAGGTGGTTCAGTATCATTATCTCAAAGTAGTATACCAATAAGTGGAGTAGGGGTAAACTATGCGAATAGAGATTTAGAATCAGTAACAAAAAATACTGTTGTAGGAAATGTAGAGATAGGAAAATCTTCTGGAGATGAAATAAATAAAGATTTGGATACTATGACAGAAGTAACCAAAGATGAAGATACAAAGACAAATGTATTTGTAGAATCACAAACAATAAGGTATGCAGTAAATCCTGAAGCTTTTAAAGAAGATTTAGAAAAGGCTAAAAATGAAATTCATGATATTTACCATGCAGTAGATAGTACAGTAAATCCACAAGGAAAAGAAAGTAGAAATGTACTACAACAATTAGCAGAAACAAGGCAAGCTAAAGTAATATTAAATATAATAGGTTCAAGATTAGATATAGCAGAAGATCAAGATGATATTGCAAGAGCTTTTGAAGGAGTATCAGAAGATTTAGGTTATAAGGTAAAGGTGATTTATACAGACCCAAGTAACTCTCCACAATTAATAGGTGTAGATGAAAATGGAAATAAATATATAAAAAATGGAACAGCGTATGTAGATAAGAAAACAGGAATAGGATATATTCTAGTAAATACTAAATCACCAGTTAATAGTACAAAAGCAGGAGTAATAGGAACATTAGCAGAAGAGCAAAGTCATGTAATAGGAAAGTTTGAAGGAAGACAAAAAGTAGTTCCAGATGGAAGTGAAAAAGGCTTAGAAAGTTTAGGAAGACCAACAAATAACTATTTTAAAAATCAATATAGTAAGAATGATAAAGCCATAGGATTAAAGAGTGATGGAAGAGATTATTCTAATGTTGATTTTGGTGAAAATGTTGGGGATGATTTTGGGTTTCTTCTTACGAATCCTTATTCAGTAGGAATAGCTGTAGTTAGTGCCACAGTATATGCTACACTACCAGAAGAAGATAAAGAAGCTATAAAAAAAGTTACAATGGAAGTATATGAAGATATAAAAGAAAAATTAGGTGAATTTAGAAATAATATAAAAATTTCATATGTAGTAGCAAAAACTCTAATAGAAAAAAAATTAAGAGAAAAAGGTATAATAGCAGATGTAAAAATAACTGAAGACAAAAATGGAAATGTTAGCTATATAGTGTCTCCACTAGATAAAGGTGATAAGAGGAACTCTAAATTAGGTAATTCTTCTGGGACTAATATAAGTAAAGCTTCCTCATCAAATAATTCAGATAAAAAAACTGAAAATAAAGAAGAAAATATAAATAAAGATGATAAAGGTTCGGAAGATAATAAAGATAATAAAGAGCCTAATAATGAGGAGAAAAAGCCAACTCCTAAAAATGAGGATGATTCTAATATTGGATTAAAAACAGGAGCAGGAGCAGGGGCAGCTTATGGAGCAAACTCTGGAACAAAAAATAGTAATAGTAAAAATACTACTAATACAGCTCAAGAAAATTCTAATAAAAATGCTAATCCTAGTAATCAGAGAGGGCAAGTATCTCAGAGTAATAAAAATAATGCTAATAAAGCAAAAGCAGAAGAAAGTAATCAACAGGTAAGTAAAGAATCAATTTCTAATCAGCAAGGAGTGCCAGATTCTAAAATATCTACTACAAATCAAGGGATAAAAATAGGAAATCTAACATTATATAAAGATTATGTAATTGGGGAAAGAGGAGCTACCTATAAATTAAGAGGATTAACAATAAATGGGGATAAGTATTATGAAAATAATGGTTCAAAATATGTTATAAAAAATGATAAATTAGTAAAAATAGAGGCTACACAAGTAGGTGAAAAATTTTTAACTGGAAATGAAAAATATTATAATAAATCTGAAATTGACATAGCAAAGGAAAAAAATGATGCTATTTCTAATCCAGAAGATAAATATCAAAATCAAAAAAGTTATTATAATAGAGTAGAAGTTCCCTATGGGACAAAAAATAGTGTTCGTCCAGAAAATATATCAGATGGATTGAATAGAAGTATAGAGGTAAAAAATTATGATGTTAACAAAAATTCATCTGCAATGGTATATAAAATTGTAAAACAGGCTAAAGAAAGAGATATTCATTTACCTGAAGGAAATGTTCAAGAGATATACATTGATATTAGAAATCAAGATGTATCACTTGAAAAACAAGAATTTATAAAAGATAAAATTGTAAAAGATTCCAATGGAATTATAAAAAAAGAAAATATCCATTTTAAAAAATAA
- a CDS encoding MORN repeat-containing protein: MKENNKNYVTLSVISSFKRIGTRNEIKSFFYKIKEVIKTEERVEEEFSILLIDFYKKYINYEQVKLLIKKLNEIELLFRKYKFYDEYKNLFKEFEVFTEIVELREAGKYFTDKFKEIAICLLPEQQYYPPLDDKRRKFYDTLLPEAEPIWLAESEDAFNVSKIGIVKKTFYFSERYHIRTYKNGIEDGIRIVYFWEKDLKAEEYYVNGKFQARVNVYYSDGDKEIYYMRKNKDGLYEKYGKYIYFFKDGMISEGYYSNNEKTGNVTYYHLDGTYRKGHQEKGYLIMETSILYDIYGNIIKEVNDK; this comes from the coding sequence ATGAAAGAAAATAATAAAAATTATGTAACATTATCTGTTATTAGTTCATTTAAAAGGATTGGTACTAGGAATGAGATAAAAAGTTTTTTTTATAAAATAAAAGAAGTTATAAAAACTGAAGAAAGAGTTGAAGAAGAATTTTCGATTCTTTTAATTGACTTTTATAAAAAATATATAAACTATGAGCAAGTAAAATTATTAATAAAAAAATTAAATGAAATTGAATTATTATTCAGGAAATATAAATTTTATGATGAATATAAAAATTTATTTAAAGAATTTGAAGTATTTACTGAAATAGTTGAGTTAAGAGAAGCAGGAAAATATTTCACTGATAAATTTAAAGAAATAGCAATATGTTTATTGCCAGAACAGCAATACTATCCTCCATTGGACGATAAAAGAAGAAAATTTTATGATACTTTACTTCCAGAAGCTGAACCAATATGGTTAGCAGAAAGTGAAGATGCTTTTAATGTTTCTAAAATAGGTATAGTTAAAAAAACTTTTTATTTTTCTGAACGATATCATATCAGAACATATAAGAATGGAATAGAGGATGGTATAAGAATCGTATATTTTTGGGAAAAAGATTTAAAAGCAGAAGAATATTATGTTAATGGGAAATTTCAAGCAAGAGTAAATGTATATTATAGTGATGGGGATAAAGAAATATATTATATGAGAAAGAATAAAGATGGACTATATGAAAAATATGGAAAATATATATATTTCTTTAAAGATGGAATGATATCAGAGGGATATTATTCTAATAATGAAAAAACGGGTAATGTTACTTATTATCATTTAGATGGAACTTATAGAAAAGGGCATCAAGAAAAAGGTTATTTAATAATGGAGACTTCTATTCTTTATGATATTTATGGAAATATAATAAAAGAAGTTAATGATAAGTAA
- a CDS encoding ankyrin repeat domain-containing protein has protein sequence MAPLNWAMANGKNIEAAKILLKAGGDPNLADKGVREIPLYKVCYMKPFNKELLELFLSYGGDIYKEYQRYGTAILGKNLYEHIQNNKLDLFKDAGEYLFEYNKDIEKYGKDYFINKHKSLLKDKADSLLHEAVIDFDIEKIKKLLDEGYDKNIKNSLNYTPLVKAFSICRLENLQAMVEISDLLYDGTTDSIKAFIIRLDEWLDEYSKFKDNSELIEKREALNYLIKKFEVELPKKIERHNGKSKIKIKSIGWQNQHSELWEQLVPEIGVAETLQGEVIRLSGKIAYEIIDNAGLNWGKKYKELLRNLIKYLKMATPLSKDYLERAEEIEDDLDENINAVTDDEIELLMEYAVKWVQQNLTPISLGKVNYNL, from the coding sequence ATGGCTCCACTTAACTGGGCTATGGCTAATGGGAAAAATATAGAAGCTGCAAAAATACTTTTAAAAGCGGGAGGAGACCCAAATTTAGCCGATAAAGGAGTTAGAGAAATTCCATTATATAAAGTTTGTTATATGAAACCCTTTAATAAAGAACTCCTTGAATTATTTTTGTCCTATGGAGGAGATATATATAAAGAATATCAAAGGTATGGTACTGCTATACTAGGTAAAAATCTTTATGAACATATACAAAATAATAAATTAGATCTCTTTAAAGATGCAGGAGAATACCTTTTTGAATATAATAAAGATATAGAAAAATATGGTAAGGATTATTTTATAAATAAACATAAATCTCTTTTAAAAGATAAAGCAGATAGTCTTTTACATGAAGCAGTTATTGATTTTGATATCGAAAAAATAAAAAAGCTTTTAGATGAAGGTTATGATAAAAATATAAAGAATTCTTTGAACTATACTCCACTAGTAAAAGCATTTTCAATCTGTAGATTAGAAAATTTACAAGCTATGGTAGAGATAAGTGATTTACTCTATGATGGAACAACAGATAGTATAAAGGCCTTTATAATAAGGCTAGATGAATGGTTAGATGAATATTCTAAATTTAAAGATAACAGTGAATTAATAGAAAAAAGAGAAGCACTTAATTATTTGATAAAAAAATTTGAGGTAGAATTACCTAAAAAAATAGAAAGACATAATGGAAAATCAAAAATTAAAATAAAATCAATAGGTTGGCAAAATCAACACTCAGAATTATGGGAACAACTTGTCCCAGAAATAGGTGTTGCTGAAACACTACAAGGAGAGGTAATAAGATTATCTGGAAAAATAGCTTATGAAATAATTGATAATGCTGGATTGAATTGGGGTAAAAAATATAAGGAATTATTAAGAAATCTTATAAAATACTTGAAAATGGCTACACCTTTATCAAAAGACTATTTAGAAAGAGCAGAAGAAATTGAAGATGATTTAGATGAAAATATAAATGCAGTTACTGATGATGAAATAGAACTATTAATGGAATATGCAGTAAAATGGGTACAACAAAATTTAACTCCAATTTCACTTGGAAAAGTTAACTATAATTTATAA